A genomic segment from Candidatus Binatus sp. encodes:
- the pstB gene encoding phosphate ABC transporter ATP-binding protein PstB translates to MADKLVVKNLNAYFGQNHAVRNVSLTFEENRIAAIIGPSGCGKSTLVRCLNRMHEVVPGARATGEVLLDGNNIYDEDVDPVQIRRRIGMVFQKPTPFPTMSIEDNVAAGLTLNGVRISTAERDAVVERSLRQAALWEEVKDRLRRPGSSLSGGQQQRLCVARALAVKPEVILMDEPCSALDPISTARIEELLLELKSAYTIIIVTHNMQQAARTSDKTAFMYTGSLVEYGETKQIFTNPTKRETEDYITGRFG, encoded by the coding sequence ATGGCCGACAAGCTGGTCGTCAAGAATCTCAACGCCTACTTCGGTCAGAATCATGCCGTGCGCAACGTGAGTCTGACGTTCGAGGAGAATCGGATCGCCGCGATTATCGGGCCGTCAGGATGCGGCAAATCGACGCTTGTGCGATGCCTCAATCGGATGCACGAAGTCGTGCCCGGCGCGCGCGCCACCGGCGAAGTCCTGCTCGACGGCAATAACATCTACGACGAGGACGTCGATCCGGTGCAGATTCGCCGCCGCATCGGGATGGTCTTTCAGAAGCCGACGCCGTTTCCAACGATGTCGATCGAAGACAACGTCGCGGCCGGCTTGACGCTCAACGGCGTGAGAATCAGCACCGCGGAGCGCGACGCGGTCGTCGAGCGGAGCCTCCGCCAGGCCGCGCTGTGGGAAGAAGTAAAGGATCGTTTGCGGCGGCCCGGCTCGAGCCTATCCGGAGGACAGCAGCAGCGGCTCTGCGTAGCGCGCGCTCTGGCGGTTAAACCCGAAGTGATCCTGATGGATGAACCGTGCTCCGCGCTCGATCCGATTTCGACCGCGCGCATCGAAGAACTATTGCTGGAATTAAAGTCGGCGTACACTATCATCATCGTGACGCACAACATGCAGCAAGCCGCACGAACGTCCGACAAAACCGCATTTATGTACACCGGAAGTCTGGTCGAATACGGCGAGACCAAGCAGATATTTACCAATCCGACCAAGCGCGAGACGGAAGATTACATCACGGGTCGATTCGGCTGA
- the phoU gene encoding phosphate signaling complex protein PhoU, with protein MESTQPQHTNRQYEEDLRGLRAGLLKMGGLVERQIAEAMEALVGRDSDHAHEVILRDDEVNLMDTDNDEQCIRLLALHQPTASDLRFITTGLKITTDLERIGDNAVNICERALELNEVPQLKPYIDLPRMAAIAQTMVKDCIDAFMRGDTDLADQVIARDDEVDVLNYQVYRELLSYMAEDPHTIASATRLLFVSKYLERIADHATNIAEMVTYMVKGEMIRHMESKKRGHESGGGEELP; from the coding sequence ATGGAAAGCACACAGCCGCAGCATACCAACCGGCAGTACGAAGAAGATCTGCGCGGCTTGCGCGCCGGCCTGCTCAAAATGGGCGGCTTGGTGGAACGGCAAATCGCGGAAGCGATGGAAGCGCTGGTCGGCCGCGATAGCGATCACGCCCATGAAGTGATCCTGCGCGACGACGAAGTGAACCTGATGGACACCGACAACGACGAGCAATGCATCCGGCTGCTCGCGCTGCATCAACCCACCGCCAGCGACCTGCGCTTTATCACTACCGGCCTCAAAATCACGACCGATCTCGAACGTATCGGCGACAATGCGGTCAACATTTGCGAACGGGCTCTCGAACTTAACGAAGTTCCGCAACTCAAGCCCTACATCGATTTGCCGCGGATGGCGGCAATCGCGCAGACGATGGTCAAGGACTGTATCGACGCCTTTATGCGTGGCGACACCGACCTCGCCGACCAGGTGATCGCGCGCGATGACGAAGTAGATGTGCTGAACTATCAGGTCTATCGCGAACTGCTGAGCTACATGGCCGAGGATCCGCACACGATCGCGTCCGCGACCCGCCTGCTGTTCGTTTCGAAGTACCTTGAGCGAATAGCCGATCACGCTACCAACATCGCAGAGATGGTTACCTACATGGTCAAGGGCGAGATGATTCGCCACATGGAATCGAAGAAGCGCGGGCATGAATCGGGTGGTGGAGAGGAGTTGCCATGA
- a CDS encoding response regulator, translated as MNQSSQVINAVSDAQRGIRYRVLIVEDDSDIRELIRYNLAQEGFIVEEAADGLQALERVRRRAPDLMVLDLMLPGMPGLEICRQMRNGSETANLPILIVTAKGAEVDKVIGLEMGADDYVVKPFSPRELIARVKALLRRANPSSNTESAGAYERGRLRMDFDTYQVFVDGVRRELALREFELLRFFVQHPLRVYTREQLLDMVWGRDTFVEPRTVDVHVRRLRQHIERDDANPELILTVRSVGYRFNPEALG; from the coding sequence ATGAATCAATCGAGTCAAGTGATTAATGCCGTGAGCGATGCGCAAAGGGGAATCCGCTACCGGGTGCTGATCGTCGAGGACGATTCGGACATCCGCGAACTGATTCGCTACAACCTGGCGCAGGAGGGCTTCATCGTCGAGGAAGCCGCCGACGGTCTGCAGGCGCTCGAGCGTGTCCGCCGCCGTGCGCCCGATCTGATGGTGCTCGACCTGATGCTGCCCGGGATGCCGGGGCTGGAAATTTGCCGCCAGATGCGCAATGGATCGGAAACCGCGAACCTGCCGATTCTGATCGTCACCGCCAAGGGCGCCGAGGTGGACAAGGTCATCGGGCTCGAGATGGGCGCCGACGATTACGTCGTCAAGCCGTTCAGCCCGCGCGAACTGATCGCGCGCGTAAAAGCCTTGCTGCGCCGCGCGAATCCGTCGTCGAACACCGAATCGGCGGGCGCTTACGAGCGCGGCCGTCTGCGCATGGATTTTGACACTTACCAGGTGTTCGTCGATGGCGTTCGGCGCGAACTCGCGCTCCGCGAATTCGAATTGCTGCGTTTCTTCGTGCAGCATCCGCTGCGCGTTTACACCCGCGAGCAATTGCTCGACATGGTCTGGGGCCGCGACACCTTCGTCGAGCCGCGCACGGTTGACGTGCATGTTCGCCGCCTGCGGCAGCATATCGAGCGCGACGACGCGAATCCCGAATTGATTCTCACTGTGCGTAGCGTTGGCTATCGCTTCAATCCCGAGGCGCTTGGCTAG
- the pstA gene encoding phosphate ABC transporter permease PstA, which translates to MAAGVSILHGETSYRYRKFKSDSMMAITVGATILTLIPLFLVLGYLLFKGFSSLNWAFFTHMPAPVGEKGGGMANAIVGTLEVVGIASLMGVPIGVGAGLYLAANRARQFTNWVRFSADVLMGVPSIVIGIFAYAIVVRPFGGFSALAGSVALAAMMVPLVARTTEEMVLLVPPELREASLALGVPNWRTTLSVVARTALSGIATGVILAIARVAGETAPLLFTAFGNRFWSTSLFHPINTLTVQVYTYAISPFQDWQRQAWAGAVVLTGIILTLELGVRWVTGGGTKTPR; encoded by the coding sequence ATGGCGGCCGGCGTCAGTATTCTTCACGGTGAAACCAGCTACCGCTATCGCAAATTCAAAAGCGATAGCATGATGGCGATCACGGTCGGCGCGACGATCCTTACGCTGATTCCGCTCTTCCTGGTGCTCGGCTACCTGCTCTTCAAGGGCTTCAGCAGCTTGAACTGGGCGTTCTTCACGCATATGCCCGCACCGGTCGGCGAGAAGGGCGGCGGGATGGCCAACGCGATCGTCGGCACGCTCGAGGTGGTCGGGATCGCGTCGCTGATGGGCGTGCCGATCGGAGTCGGTGCGGGGCTCTATCTGGCCGCTAATCGCGCGAGGCAGTTCACCAACTGGGTCCGCTTTTCGGCCGATGTGCTGATGGGCGTGCCGTCGATCGTGATTGGCATCTTCGCGTATGCGATCGTCGTCCGTCCCTTCGGCGGATTCTCCGCGCTGGCGGGCAGCGTCGCGCTCGCAGCGATGATGGTGCCATTGGTCGCGCGCACCACCGAAGAAATGGTCCTGCTGGTGCCGCCGGAACTGCGCGAGGCGTCGCTCGCGCTGGGCGTTCCGAACTGGCGCACGACGTTATCAGTCGTCGCGCGCACCGCGCTCTCCGGCATCGCGACCGGCGTGATTCTCGCGATCGCGCGCGTCGCCGGCGAGACCGCGCCGTTGCTCTTTACCGCCTTCGGCAATCGTTTCTGGTCCACTTCGCTCTTTCATCCGATCAACACGCTCACGGTGCAAGTCTATACCTACGCTATCTCGCCGTTTCAGGATTGGCAGCGGCAGGCGTGGGCCGGCGCGGTGGTTCTGACCGGGATAATCCTGACGCTCGAACTGGGCGTGCGATGGGTCACCGGCGGCGGGACGAAGACGCCAAGGTAG
- a CDS encoding amidohydrolase family protein, with protein sequence MKDGYRIVDADTHLMEPEYVFEKYIDEKYKSQAPRLGIAAESGRRTFLVEGEPFTREKGKYPMAAPAFLESVRRAMKRFERAAKTGFSPESRLMDMDEQGVDVQIVYPTAAGQMMGREFRDPKLLAACCAAYNDWSADFCSKTNGRVKFASILPMQDVEEAIKEAHRTAKNGAVSFYVRPNPVRGRALFHDDYLPLWAEVEKLGRPISTHDSASASVESFGDRMDTHVSGHILSHPFEAMAAMVGLIWYGVIEKYPKLKVVQVEADGGWVPYWLQRMEQHWNFSGNAEHEYLTKRPTEYFKNNFFVAFRGDEPTMKAAIDIVGDDNFLWDTDYPHPDGTFPWGIDAVLKQPIPDASKRKILWDNPARAFGLN encoded by the coding sequence ATGAAAGACGGATACAGGATCGTCGATGCGGATACTCACTTGATGGAACCTGAGTACGTATTCGAGAAGTATATCGATGAAAAATACAAATCTCAGGCCCCGCGATTGGGTATCGCCGCGGAATCGGGACGCCGCACTTTCCTGGTCGAAGGCGAACCGTTCACCCGCGAAAAGGGGAAGTACCCGATGGCGGCGCCGGCTTTCCTCGAGTCGGTCCGCCGCGCGATGAAACGCTTCGAGCGCGCCGCCAAAACCGGGTTCAGTCCTGAAAGCCGCTTGATGGACATGGACGAGCAGGGTGTGGACGTGCAGATCGTCTATCCTACCGCCGCCGGCCAGATGATGGGCCGCGAATTCCGCGATCCCAAACTGCTCGCCGCTTGCTGCGCCGCCTACAACGATTGGAGCGCGGATTTCTGCTCGAAGACCAACGGGCGCGTCAAATTTGCCTCGATTCTACCGATGCAGGACGTCGAGGAAGCCATCAAGGAAGCGCATCGGACTGCAAAAAACGGCGCGGTCAGCTTTTATGTTCGTCCCAATCCGGTGCGAGGGCGCGCGCTTTTTCATGACGACTATCTGCCGCTCTGGGCCGAGGTCGAAAAGCTCGGCCGTCCGATTTCGACTCACGACTCCGCATCGGCTTCGGTCGAATCTTTCGGCGACCGCATGGATACCCACGTCTCCGGCCACATCCTGTCGCATCCCTTCGAAGCGATGGCCGCGATGGTGGGCCTCATTTGGTATGGCGTCATCGAAAAATATCCCAAGCTGAAAGTAGTACAGGTTGAGGCCGACGGAGGGTGGGTTCCATATTGGCTGCAGCGGATGGAACAGCATTGGAACTTTAGCGGCAACGCCGAACATGAGTATTTGACCAAACGGCCAACTGAGTATTTCAAAAACAACTTCTTCGTCGCGTTCCGCGGCGACGAACCGACTATGAAAGCTGCAATAGACATAGTCGGCGATGACAACTTCCTGTGGGATACTGACTATCCGCATCCGGATGGAACTTTTCCGTGGGGTATCGACGCGGTACTGAAGCAACCGATCCCTGACGCGAGCAAGCGCAAGATTTTGTGGGACAATCCGGCGCGCGCCTTCGGACTGAACTGA
- a CDS encoding YraN family protein, translating into MKRSRAARRTLWTRLLDWTQSLTRPMPLGARGERAAENHLKRHGYRIVARNFRAAGAEIDLVAMDGDTLVFVEVKTRRSFGAGAPEEAVDERKQSRLRRAGEAFAIQYRVGERAMRFDIVAVDASGARFGIEILRNAF; encoded by the coding sequence ATGAAGCGGAGCCGTGCGGCGCGTCGCACGCTGTGGACGCGATTGCTCGATTGGACGCAGTCGCTGACGAGGCCCATGCCGCTCGGTGCGCGTGGCGAGCGGGCCGCGGAAAATCATCTCAAGCGACACGGCTACCGAATTGTTGCGCGAAATTTCCGCGCTGCCGGCGCAGAAATCGATCTCGTCGCGATGGACGGTGACACGCTGGTTTTTGTCGAAGTGAAAACCAGGCGCAGTTTCGGCGCGGGCGCGCCGGAAGAGGCGGTCGATGAGCGCAAGCAGTCTCGGTTGCGGCGCGCCGGCGAGGCGTTCGCGATTCAATATCGCGTCGGCGAACGCGCGATGCGATTCGATATCGTGGCGGTGGACGCGTCCGGTGCGCGCTTTGGAATCGAAATTTTGAGGAACGCTTTCTGA
- the gatA gene encoding Asp-tRNA(Asn)/Glu-tRNA(Gln) amidotransferase subunit GatA gives MHSELNKLTIADAAAMLRKGEVTSLELTRACLDRIKAIEPRLNAFITVCENEAIEQAHAADQRLKSGDAPALCGIPLGIKDIYATKGVLTTCASRILGNFVPPFDATVIAKLRAEGAVFVGKTNMDEFAMGSSTENSAFGPTLNPHDLERVAGGSSGGSAAAVAAHECLGSLGTDTGGSIREPASFCGVVGIKPTYSRVSRYGVIAYASSLDQVGPFAKSVRDAAIILRTLAGKDPNDSTCSARAVPDYEQALTGDVKGLRIGVPKEYFVEGMQPEVEKSVRAAIKNFESLGATTVEVSLPHSSYAIAAYYLVATAEASANLARYDGIRYGLRVKAEDHIDLYNQTRAEGFGAEVKRRIMLGTFALSAGYYDAYYLKGQKVRTLIRRDFDRAFEKCDLIVTPVAPTTAFKLGEKMNDPLTMYLPDIFTISVNLAGLPGMSMPCGYDENNLPIGVQLIGPPFSEEAILRAGDALERMGTFAPRGIAV, from the coding sequence ATGCATTCAGAATTGAACAAACTAACGATCGCAGACGCGGCGGCGATGCTCCGCAAGGGCGAGGTCACCTCGCTCGAGTTGACGCGCGCTTGCCTCGATCGGATCAAGGCGATTGAGCCCAGGCTCAACGCGTTCATCACGGTTTGCGAAAATGAAGCGATCGAGCAGGCGCATGCGGCCGACCAGCGCCTCAAATCTGGCGACGCGCCCGCGCTCTGCGGAATCCCGCTCGGCATCAAGGACATCTACGCGACGAAAGGAGTGCTGACTACTTGCGCGTCGCGAATCCTGGGCAATTTCGTGCCGCCGTTCGACGCGACCGTGATCGCGAAGTTGCGCGCCGAGGGCGCCGTGTTCGTCGGAAAAACGAACATGGACGAATTCGCGATGGGCTCCTCGACCGAAAATTCGGCCTTTGGCCCGACGCTCAATCCGCATGATCTCGAGCGCGTGGCCGGCGGCTCGTCGGGCGGGTCGGCGGCGGCGGTCGCGGCGCACGAATGCCTCGGCTCGCTCGGCACCGACACCGGCGGATCGATTCGCGAGCCCGCTTCGTTTTGCGGCGTGGTCGGAATCAAGCCGACGTACAGCCGCGTCAGCCGCTACGGCGTGATCGCGTATGCGTCGTCGCTCGATCAGGTTGGTCCGTTCGCGAAATCGGTGCGCGACGCGGCGATAATCCTGCGCACGCTGGCCGGCAAGGATCCCAACGATTCGACTTGCTCGGCGCGCGCCGTTCCGGATTACGAACAGGCGCTCACTGGCGACGTGAAGGGACTCAGAATCGGGGTGCCGAAGGAATATTTCGTCGAAGGGATGCAGCCGGAAGTCGAGAAATCGGTGCGCGCGGCGATCAAGAATTTCGAATCGCTCGGCGCGACGACGGTCGAAGTATCGCTGCCGCATAGCAGCTACGCGATCGCGGCGTATTACCTGGTCGCGACGGCCGAAGCGAGCGCGAATCTCGCGCGTTATGACGGCATCCGCTACGGCCTTCGCGTCAAGGCCGAGGATCATATCGATTTGTACAATCAAACACGGGCGGAAGGATTTGGCGCGGAAGTGAAGCGTCGAATCATGCTCGGGACGTTCGCACTATCGGCGGGCTACTACGACGCATACTATTTGAAGGGCCAGAAAGTCCGCACGCTTATTCGGCGCGATTTCGACCGCGCATTCGAGAAATGCGATCTGATCGTGACTCCGGTCGCGCCGACGACCGCATTCAAGCTCGGCGAAAAAATGAACGACCCGCTCACGATGTACCTGCCCGACATCTTCACCATCTCGGTGAACCTGGCCGGCTTGCCCGGGATGTCGATGCCGTGCGGCTACGATGAAAACAATCTGCCGATTGGCGTGCAGCTAATCGGGCCGCCATTCAGCGAGGAAGCGATTTTGCGCGCGGGTGACGCGCTGGAACGAATGGGGACTTTTGCGCCGCGCGGAATCGCGGTTTGA
- the gatC gene encoding Asp-tRNA(Asn)/Glu-tRNA(Gln) amidotransferase subunit GatC translates to MAESTRITLEQVRHVARLARLELSSIEEERLRADMDEMLAYVAKLNELDTADVPPTAQVGEAGTPMRDDEVTSAPAAEQMLANAPSRERDYFKVPKIIE, encoded by the coding sequence ATGGCTGAAAGCACCCGCATCACGCTCGAACAGGTAAGACACGTGGCGCGCCTCGCGCGGCTCGAATTGTCGAGCATCGAGGAGGAACGATTGCGCGCCGACATGGATGAGATGCTCGCTTACGTCGCCAAGCTGAACGAACTGGATACCGCCGACGTGCCGCCGACCGCGCAGGTCGGCGAGGCCGGCACTCCGATGCGCGACGACGAAGTGACTAGCGCGCCGGCCGCCGAACAGATGCTCGCGAATGCGCCGTCGCGCGAGCGCGATTATTTCAAAGTGCCGAAAATAATTGAATAG
- the serS gene encoding serine--tRNA ligase, translated as MLDIKLIRDKPDFIKAELAKRCIDPAEVDSVLEADAVRRKLQANVDEMRADRKRRSREIGKLPPEERAAAIAQIRQEEADEDRASVLANAVEAAAAINSNNPITLAAAQLALAEREVERLAMVLPNIPRPYVVVGASEADNRVLRTEGTPSEFTSFKPLPHWELGEKLGIIDFDRGVKLSGTRFYVLMGLGARLQRALIAWMLDLKTIEQGYLEVIPPLMVNTETATSTGHLPKNADTMYHDAEDDFWFIPTAEVPLTSLHRNEVLDESRLPIYLTAYTPCFRREKMSAGRDVRGIKRGHQFDKVEMVKLVKPETSDDEFNKMVDNAAEICRRLKIPFRVVELCTADLSFASAVTYDLEMWAPGCGEWLEVSSISNCTDFQARRARIRYRSSKGGKLELVHTLNGSGLALPRTVIAILENYQNEDGSVTIPEILRPYMGGVERITKA; from the coding sequence ATGCTCGACATAAAGCTGATTCGCGATAAACCCGATTTCATCAAGGCTGAACTCGCCAAGCGATGTATCGATCCGGCGGAAGTCGATAGCGTGCTCGAGGCCGACGCGGTGCGGCGCAAGCTGCAGGCAAACGTCGATGAGATGCGCGCGGATCGCAAACGCCGGTCGCGGGAGATTGGCAAGCTGCCACCGGAGGAGCGGGCGGCAGCGATCGCGCAGATTCGCCAGGAGGAGGCCGACGAGGATCGCGCGAGCGTGCTGGCCAACGCGGTCGAAGCGGCGGCTGCGATTAACAGCAACAATCCGATCACGCTCGCAGCGGCGCAACTCGCGCTGGCCGAGCGCGAGGTCGAACGGCTCGCGATGGTGTTGCCGAATATCCCGCGGCCGTACGTAGTGGTCGGCGCGAGCGAGGCGGACAATCGCGTGCTCCGCACCGAGGGGACACCCTCCGAGTTCACCTCGTTCAAGCCGCTGCCACACTGGGAGCTTGGCGAAAAGCTCGGGATCATCGATTTCGATCGCGGCGTGAAATTGTCCGGCACGCGTTTCTACGTGTTGATGGGGCTCGGCGCTCGTCTCCAGCGCGCGCTGATCGCATGGATGCTCGATCTCAAGACTATCGAGCAGGGCTACCTCGAAGTGATTCCACCGTTGATGGTCAACACCGAAACGGCGACCAGCACTGGCCATCTGCCGAAGAATGCCGACACGATGTACCACGACGCCGAGGATGATTTCTGGTTTATCCCGACCGCCGAGGTTCCGCTGACCAGCCTTCATCGGAATGAAGTCCTCGACGAGAGCCGCTTGCCGATCTATCTGACCGCGTACACGCCGTGCTTCCGGCGCGAGAAGATGTCGGCGGGCCGCGACGTGCGCGGAATCAAGCGGGGTCATCAGTTCGACAAGGTCGAGATGGTCAAACTGGTGAAGCCCGAAACTTCTGACGACGAATTCAACAAGATGGTGGATAACGCCGCCGAGATATGCCGGCGGCTCAAGATTCCGTTCCGCGTGGTCGAGCTATGCACCGCCGACTTAAGTTTTGCGAGCGCCGTGACTTACGACCTCGAGATGTGGGCGCCGGGATGCGGCGAATGGCTCGAAGTCAGTTCGATCTCGAATTGCACCGATTTTCAGGCGCGGCGCGCGCGCATCAGATATAGAAGCTCGAAGGGCGGCAAGCTGGAATTGGTGCATACGCTGAACGGATCGGGATTGGCGTTGCCGCGCACGGTCATCGCGATTCTCGAGAACTATCAGAACGAAGATGGCAGCGTGACGATTCCCGAGATATTGCGGCCTTACATGGGCGGCGTTGAAAGAATAACGAAAGCGTGA
- the pstC gene encoding phosphate ABC transporter permease subunit PstC: MAVVRRERAKPHEGPRLIGDRIFNLTTFSLALSILLLLAGLTIALIYDSYPAIRQFGLHFLVSTDWDPVNEQYGALPFIYGTFVSSFIALIVAVPLSLGVALCLSEMAPEWLGHRLGFLVDLLAAIPSVVYGLWAVFVMGPWLRDHVEPPLAAWLGFLPFFQGPKVAVGMLSAGMILAIMIIPYISSVCTDVFRVVPQSQREAALALGATKWEMVRTAVIPYGMTGVIGAIIVGLGRALGETIAVAMVIGNSAQISASLFKPSATLASVIANEFAEATSDMYVAALIELGLVLLILCIALNVVARALVLGVQQRRYHETGK; this comes from the coding sequence GTGGCCGTCGTCAGGCGCGAGCGCGCCAAGCCTCACGAAGGCCCGCGGCTCATTGGCGATCGAATTTTCAATCTGACGACGTTTTCGCTCGCGCTGTCGATCCTGCTGCTGCTGGCCGGCCTCACGATCGCGCTGATCTACGACAGCTACCCCGCGATTCGCCAGTTCGGCTTGCACTTCCTGGTCAGCACCGATTGGGATCCGGTCAACGAACAATACGGCGCACTGCCATTCATCTACGGCACCTTCGTTTCGTCGTTCATCGCGCTGATCGTCGCGGTGCCGCTGAGCCTCGGCGTCGCGCTATGCCTCAGCGAGATGGCGCCCGAATGGCTTGGTCATCGCCTTGGCTTCCTGGTCGATTTGCTCGCCGCGATACCGAGCGTCGTTTACGGTCTGTGGGCGGTGTTCGTGATGGGTCCGTGGCTGCGCGATCACGTCGAGCCGCCGCTCGCGGCGTGGCTCGGGTTTCTGCCGTTCTTCCAGGGGCCGAAAGTCGCGGTCGGGATGCTCTCAGCCGGAATGATCCTCGCGATCATGATTATCCCGTACATCTCGTCAGTCTGCACCGACGTGTTTCGAGTCGTCCCGCAATCGCAGCGCGAAGCCGCGCTCGCATTGGGCGCCACCAAGTGGGAGATGGTGCGGACCGCGGTGATTCCCTACGGCATGACCGGAGTGATCGGCGCGATCATCGTCGGCCTGGGGCGCGCGCTCGGCGAGACGATCGCAGTCGCGATGGTGATCGGCAACTCGGCGCAGATTTCCGCGTCGCTGTTCAAGCCTTCGGCCACGCTCGCGAGCGTGATTGCAAACGAATTCGCCGAGGCGACTTCCGACATGTACGTCGCGGCGCTGATCGAGCTGGGCCTGGTGCTGCTGATTCTATGCATCGCGCTCAATGTCGTCGCGCGCGCATTGGTGCTCGGCGTGCAGCAACGCCGCTACCACGAGACGGGTAAATAA
- the gatB gene encoding Asp-tRNA(Asn)/Glu-tRNA(Gln) amidotransferase subunit GatB has protein sequence MNIEAYEAIIGLEVHTHLLTLSKLFCGCSTRFGAGPNANVCPRCMGMPGVLPVLNRRVVELAIRTGLATHCTIAPYSIFDRKSYFYPDLPKGYQITQYETPICKGGYIDLPSDGDGQPRRIRLTRIHIEEDAGKNIHAAGASLIDFNRSGVPLIEIVSEPDLRSSADAGAYLRQLRAILRYVDASDGKMEEGSFRCDCNVSVRKRGATEFGTRTEIKNLNSFRFVENAIDHEVARQIEILEAGGRVPQETLLWDPARNETRLMRSKEYANDYRYFPEPDLPPLIVEDAMVEQIRATMPELPADRRARYVRELSLTDYEAGVLTSDRDVADYFEATLPGLKNRKAAANWVMTEVLRVVRESGKSINDAAPLAAEIGALLRMVEDQKISFNAAKTAFAAMVKSGKSADTTVAELGLAQVSDESAIAAACEKIIAAEPAKLAEYRAGRDKLFGFFVGQVMKAMGGKANPKVINDILKQKLAG, from the coding sequence ATGAATATCGAAGCCTACGAAGCGATTATCGGACTCGAAGTCCATACCCATCTGCTGACTCTGTCGAAGCTTTTCTGCGGATGCTCGACGCGGTTCGGCGCGGGTCCGAATGCCAACGTGTGTCCGCGTTGCATGGGGATGCCCGGGGTGTTGCCGGTACTCAATCGCCGCGTGGTGGAATTAGCTATTCGCACCGGACTGGCTACTCACTGCACAATCGCGCCCTACTCTATTTTCGATCGAAAGAGCTATTTCTACCCCGACCTGCCGAAAGGCTATCAGATTACTCAGTATGAAACTCCGATCTGCAAAGGTGGCTATATTGACTTGCCGTCCGACGGCGACGGGCAGCCGCGGCGAATCAGGCTGACGCGAATCCATATCGAGGAAGACGCCGGCAAAAATATTCATGCGGCCGGCGCCAGCCTGATCGATTTCAATCGCTCTGGAGTGCCGCTGATCGAAATCGTGAGCGAGCCCGACCTGCGGTCGTCCGCCGACGCGGGCGCGTATCTGCGCCAACTGCGCGCGATCCTGCGCTATGTCGATGCGTCCGACGGCAAGATGGAGGAAGGTAGCTTTCGCTGCGATTGCAACGTCTCGGTGCGGAAGCGTGGTGCAACTGAATTCGGCACGCGGACTGAAATCAAGAATCTCAACTCGTTCCGCTTCGTCGAAAATGCAATCGATCACGAAGTCGCGCGCCAAATTGAGATTCTCGAAGCGGGCGGCAGAGTACCGCAGGAAACTCTCTTGTGGGATCCGGCCCGCAACGAGACCCGCCTGATGCGATCGAAAGAGTATGCGAATGACTATCGCTATTTTCCCGAGCCAGACTTGCCGCCGCTGATCGTCGAGGATGCGATGGTCGAGCAGATTCGCGCCACGATGCCCGAATTGCCGGCCGATCGCCGCGCTCGCTACGTCCGCGAGCTGTCGCTCACGGACTACGAGGCCGGCGTGCTCACCTCGGATCGCGACGTTGCTGATTATTTCGAGGCGACGTTGCCAGGACTTAAAAATCGCAAGGCCGCGGCGAACTGGGTAATGACCGAAGTACTCAGAGTGGTGCGCGAGTCGGGCAAATCGATCAATGACGCGGCGCCGCTCGCGGCCGAAATCGGCGCGCTGCTGCGCATGGTCGAAGATCAGAAAATCAGCTTCAACGCGGCCAAAACCGCGTTCGCCGCGATGGTGAAATCCGGCAAGAGCGCCGACACGACAGTCGCGGAACTCGGCCTTGCGCAGGTATCGGATGAAAGCGCGATCGCGGCGGCGTGCGAAAAAATAATCGCCGCGGAACCCGCCAAGCTCGCCGAGTATCGCGCCGGGCGCGACAAGTTATTCGGATTCTTTGTCGGCCAGGTGATGAAAGCGATGGGCGGCAAGGCCAATCCCAAAGTGATCAACGATATCCTGAAACAGAAGCTCGCCGGCTGA